One region of Flavobacterium pisciphilum genomic DNA includes:
- a CDS encoding nucleoside recognition domain-containing protein, with translation MVLSRFWLAIFISSIAFIVISLFTGNTYTIDYVLNGKKDEPILISEKYIDQVPAFVRDSINKAPDQTIIVNYDAANADTTYVYKNKTVKIFSGVQKSDGLLPTCKSTLVDLILPLIAYLAFFCGLMELLIISGASGKLAKGLSPVFVKVFPSIPKNHPSISYMTLNFAANFLGLDSAATPFGLKAMESLQEINPDKDKASDAQIMFMCLHASGLTLIATSIIGYRAAAGATNPADVMLPCIITSFIGTIAAFLIVGIKQKINFKSASLVVALMVMIAAIVGLLFYVNGLDLIGKNFFTSNLSGLILFAIIGFTLVFSFIHEKKFIDASTTVFDAFVVGANNGVKTGVTIFPYVLGMLVAISLFRNSGLFEIISEWIAFIFSNMGVSKEITDALPVAMLRPFSSAGSRGFLIDSMNTFGADSMTGRLSSIFQCSAESTFYVIAVYFGSVNIKNTRYALGTMLLVDVICVITAIFVASWFF, from the coding sequence ATGGTATTAAGTAGATTCTGGTTAGCTATTTTTATTTCGTCAATTGCTTTTATCGTAATCAGTTTGTTTACTGGTAATACATATACTATTGATTATGTATTGAATGGCAAGAAAGACGAGCCTATTTTAATTTCTGAAAAATATATTGATCAAGTTCCAGCTTTTGTTAGAGATAGTATTAATAAAGCTCCAGATCAAACCATAATTGTTAATTATGATGCGGCAAATGCTGACACAACCTACGTTTATAAAAACAAAACGGTAAAGATTTTTAGCGGTGTTCAAAAATCAGATGGGCTATTGCCTACTTGTAAGAGCACTTTAGTTGATTTAATTCTTCCACTTATTGCTTATCTGGCTTTTTTCTGCGGATTGATGGAGCTTTTAATCATTTCGGGAGCATCAGGAAAATTAGCTAAAGGGTTGAGTCCTGTATTTGTTAAGGTGTTTCCGAGTATTCCAAAAAATCACCCGTCTATTTCATATATGACATTAAACTTTGCTGCTAATTTCTTGGGGTTAGACTCTGCAGCCACACCATTTGGTCTTAAAGCCATGGAAAGTCTGCAAGAAATAAACCCAGATAAAGACAAAGCCAGTGATGCGCAGATTATGTTTATGTGTTTGCATGCATCAGGACTTACATTAATCGCAACTTCTATTATTGGGTATCGTGCTGCTGCTGGTGCAACAAATCCAGCCGATGTAATGTTACCTTGTATTATTACCTCTTTTATCGGAACAATTGCCGCTTTTTTAATTGTTGGAATCAAACAAAAAATTAATTTCAAGAGTGCTTCTTTAGTTGTAGCCTTAATGGTTATGATTGCTGCGATTGTTGGGCTTTTGTTTTATGTAAATGGTTTGGATTTAATTGGTAAAAACTTCTTCACATCAAACCTTTCTGGATTGATATTGTTTGCAATAATTGGTTTTACTTTGGTTTTTTCATTTATTCATGAAAAGAAATTCATTGATGCTAGTACAACTGTTTTTGATGCATTTGTAGTAGGAGCAAACAATGGAGTAAAAACAGGAGTCACTATCTTTCCTTACGTTTTAGGGATGTTGGTTGCTATATCATTATTTAGAAATAGTGGTTTGTTTGAAATTATTAGCGAATGGATTGCTTTTATTTTCTCGAACATGGGTGTGAGTAAAGAAATCACAGATGCATTACCAGTGGCAATGCTTCGTCCTTTTAGTTCAGCAGGATCAAGAGGATTTCTTATCGATTCAATGAATACTTTTGGTGCAGATTCAATGACCGGAAGATTGAGTAGTATTTTCCAATGTAGCGCCGAAAGTACTTTTTATGTAATTGCGGTTTATTTTGGTTCAGTAAATATAAAAAATACCCGTTACGCATTAGGTACTATGCTTTTGGTAGATGTAATTTGTGTGATTACAGCTATATTTGTGGCGAGCTGGTTTTTTTAG
- a CDS encoding M4 family metallopeptidase produces the protein MKSTLPKIITTTTVVLTFSLSAFAQITDKRVSQKNVSENGQPSLITFSDKSTYRGSDSQKVFQEQLGLKENQSFARVKTESDPQGYTHEKFQLYEQGIKVEFANYTLHSKDGKLVSMNGEYYKIDKVKTTPKLSAQDAFNRAVSYTGATQYLWETPQDAKEMGYEKPKGELLLLPAMEDQGSNRTSDKVRLAYKFDIYATNPVSRGDLYIDAENGQILFYNATIKHIGEHSHGTKSKSATANQKGDASSKMAIVAGNAATRYSGTQVIQTTLSGATYKLADATRGLGVNTYNMKKGTSYTAAVDFTDADNNWTAAEYANTNKDNGALDAHWGAEKTYDYWSTVHGRNSYDNAGAIIKSYVHYSNAYDNAYWNGSVMTYGDGSGTYFDILTAIDVAGHEIGHAVCTYTANLAYQKESGAMNEGFSDIWGACIEYAAAPGKSTWLVGEDIERRAGHLALRSMSDPKSEGQPDTYGGTNWKVINCGTPTQANDYCGVHTNSGVLNHWFYILSVGKTGTNDIGSAYSVTGITIDKAAKIAYRLESVYLTANSTFANARTSGIQSAIDLYGAGSPEVIATTNAFYAVGVGAAYVDSNDTVAPTAPTALAASGTTGSTTNLTWTASTDNVAVTGYDIYQGATLKGSSTTTSYTVTGLTALTAYSFSVKAKDAAGNVSPSSNTVNVTTLAATVNYCASQGNNTADEKIGKVVFGTISNTSTGTAGYENYTAISTNVAAGTAYTITITPSWTSTIYSEGYAVFIDYNQDGDFADAGETVWTKATSKTTPVTGTITIPATATLGTTRLRVSMKYNGTPTSCEAFSYGQVEDYSVNITAAGPIVTPETPVALAETTANSSFALYPNPVDTELNVSLTKSSDATFRITNNLGQQISAGQLTENPIDVSQLNTGIYIIELNNGGNRIVKKFVKK, from the coding sequence ATGAAAAGTACATTACCCAAAATTATCACAACTACCACCGTTGTGCTTACATTCTCTTTATCGGCATTTGCGCAAATAACAGATAAACGCGTAAGCCAAAAAAATGTATCCGAAAATGGACAACCTAGCTTAATCACTTTTAGTGATAAATCGACCTACAGAGGTTCTGATTCTCAAAAAGTGTTTCAAGAGCAATTAGGTTTAAAAGAAAACCAATCTTTTGCTAGAGTCAAAACCGAATCTGACCCACAAGGATACACCCACGAAAAGTTCCAATTGTATGAACAAGGCATTAAAGTAGAATTTGCAAACTACACCCTACATTCAAAAGATGGAAAATTAGTATCAATGAATGGTGAATACTACAAAATTGACAAAGTAAAAACAACTCCCAAGCTTTCGGCTCAAGATGCTTTTAACAGAGCAGTTAGCTATACTGGCGCTACACAATACTTATGGGAAACTCCTCAAGATGCCAAAGAGATGGGATATGAAAAACCTAAAGGAGAATTGTTGCTTCTACCTGCAATGGAAGACCAAGGTTCGAACAGAACAAGCGACAAGGTCCGTTTAGCCTATAAATTTGACATCTACGCAACAAATCCAGTAAGTAGAGGGGATTTATACATAGATGCAGAAAATGGGCAAATACTGTTCTATAATGCAACTATAAAACATATCGGGGAACACAGTCATGGAACCAAGTCTAAATCTGCTACTGCAAACCAAAAAGGCGATGCAAGTTCTAAAATGGCAATTGTTGCAGGAAATGCTGCTACTCGTTACAGCGGAACTCAAGTAATACAAACTACCTTAAGCGGAGCTACATATAAACTAGCAGATGCAACAAGAGGTTTAGGCGTAAACACCTACAATATGAAAAAAGGGACTAGCTATACTGCTGCTGTAGATTTTACAGATGCGGATAATAACTGGACTGCTGCTGAATATGCCAACACAAATAAAGACAATGGTGCACTTGATGCGCATTGGGGAGCTGAAAAAACATACGATTATTGGTCAACCGTACATGGTAGAAACAGTTATGATAACGCAGGCGCAATCATAAAAAGCTATGTGCATTACAGTAATGCATACGATAATGCATACTGGAATGGTAGCGTCATGACTTATGGAGATGGAAGCGGAACTTATTTTGACATCTTAACTGCTATTGATGTTGCAGGACACGAAATTGGTCATGCTGTTTGTACCTATACAGCAAATCTTGCTTATCAAAAAGAATCAGGTGCCATGAACGAAGGGTTCTCTGATATTTGGGGTGCTTGCATCGAATATGCCGCAGCACCTGGAAAATCAACTTGGTTAGTTGGTGAAGATATCGAAAGAAGAGCAGGACATCTTGCTTTACGTTCTATGAGCGACCCAAAGTCTGAAGGTCAACCTGACACGTATGGCGGTACAAACTGGAAAGTTATTAATTGTGGAACTCCTACTCAAGCAAATGATTATTGTGGAGTTCACACCAATTCTGGGGTGTTAAATCACTGGTTTTATATCTTGTCAGTAGGTAAGACAGGAACAAATGACATTGGTAGCGCCTATAGCGTAACAGGAATTACAATTGACAAAGCGGCCAAGATTGCTTATCGTTTAGAAAGTGTGTATCTAACTGCAAATTCAACTTTTGCCAATGCTAGAACCTCAGGAATCCAATCGGCTATTGATTTATACGGTGCAGGTTCTCCTGAAGTTATTGCCACTACAAATGCATTTTACGCTGTTGGAGTTGGAGCTGCTTATGTAGATTCTAATGACACTGTTGCGCCAACTGCACCAACGGCTTTAGCTGCATCTGGAACAACTGGATCTACTACTAATTTGACATGGACTGCATCAACTGATAATGTTGCTGTTACTGGATATGACATTTACCAAGGAGCGACTCTTAAAGGTTCTTCTACTACTACAAGTTATACTGTTACTGGATTAACTGCTTTAACAGCCTATAGTTTTAGTGTAAAAGCTAAAGATGCTGCAGGAAACGTTTCTCCATCAAGTAATACCGTAAACGTAACAACCCTTGCTGCAACAGTAAACTATTGTGCTTCTCAAGGAAACAATACTGCTGATGAAAAAATTGGTAAAGTTGTATTTGGTACTATCAGCAATACCTCAACAGGAACAGCTGGTTATGAGAATTACACAGCCATTTCTACTAATGTAGCTGCTGGAACAGCATATACCATTACAATAACTCCATCATGGACATCAACTATTTATAGCGAAGGTTATGCTGTTTTTATAGATTACAATCAAGACGGTGACTTTGCTGATGCTGGCGAAACTGTTTGGACAAAAGCTACTTCTAAAACAACTCCTGTAACTGGAACGATTACGATTCCTGCAACAGCTACACTTGGAACTACAAGACTTAGAGTTTCGATGAAGTACAACGGAACACCAACATCTTGTGAAGCTTTCTCATACGGACAAGTTGAAGATTATTCAGTAAACATAACTGCTGCTGGTCCAATAGTTACTCCTGAAACTCCTGTTGCATTAGCCGAAACTACAGCCAATTCTAGTTTTGCTTTATATCCAAATCCTGTTGATACTGAATTGAATGTTTCATTGACAAAAAGCAGTGACGCTACATTCAGAATTACAAATAATTTAGGACAACAAATAAGCGCAGGACAATTAACGGAAAATCCAATTGATGTAAGCCAATTAAATACAGGAATTTACATTATTGAATTAAATAACGGAGGAAATAGAATTGTTAAAAAATTCGTCAAAAAATAA
- a CDS encoding CoA transferase subunit B — MLTKEDIAKRIAQELKDRYFVNLGIGIPTLVANYIPKGIDVEFQSENGVLGMGPFPFEGEEDADVINAGKQTITTLPGASFFDSAFSFGMIRSQKVDLTILGAMEVSENGDIANWKIPGKMVKGMGGAMDLVASAENIIVAMMHVNKAGESKILKKCSLPLTGVGCVKKVVTELAVLEITPKGFKLLERAPGVSVEHIIASTEANLIIEGDIPEMIIE, encoded by the coding sequence ATGTTAACAAAAGAAGATATTGCAAAACGAATTGCACAAGAGCTTAAAGACCGTTATTTCGTAAATTTAGGCATCGGAATACCTACATTGGTAGCAAACTATATCCCGAAGGGAATTGACGTCGAATTTCAAAGCGAAAATGGCGTTTTAGGAATGGGGCCTTTTCCTTTTGAAGGAGAAGAAGATGCTGATGTAATTAATGCAGGAAAACAAACTATCACAACACTTCCTGGAGCCAGTTTTTTTGATTCGGCTTTTAGTTTTGGAATGATTCGTAGCCAAAAAGTAGATTTAACAATCCTTGGTGCTATGGAGGTTTCAGAAAATGGTGATATTGCCAACTGGAAAATTCCTGGAAAAATGGTAAAAGGAATGGGTGGAGCAATGGATTTAGTTGCTTCTGCCGAAAATATTATTGTTGCCATGATGCATGTAAACAAAGCTGGTGAATCTAAAATATTAAAAAAATGCAGCTTGCCATTAACTGGAGTTGGCTGCGTAAAAAAAGTTGTTACCGAATTGGCAGTTTTAGAAATAACTCCAAAAGGTTTTAAATTATTAGAACGAGCTCCCGGAGTTTCTGTAGAACATATCATCGCTTCAACTGAAGCAAATTTGATTATTGAAGGTGATATTCCAGAGATGATTATCGAATAA
- a CDS encoding methylated-DNA--[protein]-cysteine S-methyltransferase, giving the protein METAYINSPLGITKIVGDENGISEITVAKAGGNEVSEVIATELQEAVSQLNDYFLGKRTDFDFKLNPKGTDFQQRVWKGLLEIPYGKTMSYLQLSKKLGDVKAIRAVASANGKNPLWIVVPCHRVIGTDGSLTGYAGGLWRKKWLLDHENPLKQQSLF; this is encoded by the coding sequence ATGGAAACAGCATACATCAATTCGCCTTTAGGAATCACCAAAATTGTTGGAGATGAAAATGGAATCTCTGAGATTACGGTTGCTAAGGCAGGTGGCAATGAGGTTTCTGAGGTAATTGCAACAGAATTGCAAGAAGCTGTTTCGCAATTAAATGATTATTTCTTAGGCAAAAGAACCGACTTTGATTTTAAACTCAATCCCAAAGGAACCGATTTTCAACAACGAGTTTGGAAAGGATTACTTGAGATACCTTATGGTAAAACAATGAGTTATTTGCAATTATCTAAAAAGCTCGGAGATGTTAAAGCAATTCGTGCAGTAGCATCTGCAAATGGGAAAAATCCACTTTGGATTGTTGTTCCCTGCCACCGTGTAATAGGAACCGATGGATCATTAACAGGATATGCAGGAGGATTATGGCGTAAGAAATGGTTGTTGGATCACGAAAACCCATTAAAACAACAAAGTTTGTTCTAG
- a CDS encoding winged helix DNA-binding domain-containing protein: MTHPEIAFLRMASQKILKTNFHEPQEIVKHLGAMQAQDYAMAKWAIGSRCDASEKSIEEAINSGKIIRTHILRPTWHFVSAEDIYWMLDISGPQVKKIVLSAAKKNGLDDKKLHKINASIEKILAGNNSLTREEIMRELNVKNDSSQGFLNSTIVMMNAELDGLVCNGTMKGKQLTYSLLEEKVPRTNTKLTKEEGLAKLAKRYFESHGPATLLDFTWWSGFPATTAKLAVHSIETELDSIEVDGKKYWFKKGLPSEINTPKSIHFLPSFDEILISYKTREITIAKEHQASAFTNNGIFWPIIIEDEKVIGTWKRAVKKEHTKIETNFFETIPADKKSLVFEAIKPFESYLETKIVIG, from the coding sequence ATGACACATCCAGAAATAGCTTTTTTAAGAATGGCTTCTCAGAAAATTTTGAAGACAAATTTTCATGAACCTCAAGAAATTGTAAAACATTTAGGGGCTATGCAGGCGCAAGATTACGCAATGGCAAAATGGGCAATTGGCTCACGATGTGATGCATCTGAAAAGAGTATAGAAGAAGCTATTAATTCAGGTAAAATTATCAGAACGCATATTCTACGTCCCACTTGGCATTTTGTTTCAGCCGAAGATATTTATTGGATGCTAGATATTTCGGGACCTCAAGTAAAAAAGATTGTACTTTCGGCGGCTAAAAAAAATGGTCTTGACGATAAGAAGCTACATAAAATTAATGCGTCAATCGAAAAGATTTTAGCAGGGAACAATTCGTTAACCCGTGAGGAGATAATGAGGGAGCTCAATGTTAAAAATGATTCCAGTCAGGGTTTTTTGAATAGCACTATCGTTATGATGAATGCTGAACTAGATGGGTTAGTTTGTAATGGAACAATGAAAGGAAAGCAGTTAACATATTCATTGCTTGAAGAAAAAGTTCCGAGAACAAATACTAAACTGACAAAAGAGGAGGGACTAGCAAAACTAGCAAAACGATATTTTGAAAGTCACGGGCCTGCAACACTACTAGATTTTACGTGGTGGTCAGGTTTTCCTGCAACAACGGCAAAGCTAGCTGTTCATTCAATTGAAACAGAGTTAGATTCGATTGAAGTTGATGGCAAAAAGTATTGGTTTAAAAAAGGACTTCCTTCAGAAATTAATACTCCCAAAAGCATTCATTTTCTTCCTTCGTTTGATGAGATTTTAATTTCATATAAAACCCGTGAAATAACCATTGCCAAAGAGCATCAAGCCAGTGCTTTTACTAATAATGGTATCTTTTGGCCAATAATTATTGAAGATGAAAAAGTTATTGGAACATGGAAACGAGCAGTCAAAAAGGAACATACAAAAATAGAAACTAATTTTTTTGAAACGATTCCAGCTGATAAAAAGAGTCTTGTTTTCGAAGCTATTAAACCTTTTGAGAGCTACTTAGAAACTAAAATTGTTATCGGATAA
- the hemB gene encoding porphobilinogen synthase: MFPLQRNRRLRTNESIRSLVRETTLSPNDFMLPMFIAEGKDVKIEIPSMPGIYRHSLDNTIKEVKEAWALGIKAVNLYVKVSENLKDNKGVESWNKDGLMQQSIRAIKDAVPEMIVMPDVALDPYSIYGHDGIIEKGQVINDATVDALTRMSLSHADAGADFVAPSDMMDGRVLAIRKALEENGHHNVGIMSYSAKYASAFYGPFRDALDSAPVDQQEVPKDKKTYQMDYANRIEGIREALLDVEEGADIVMVKPGMAYLDIVREVKNAVHVPVAVYQVSGEYAMVKAAAERGWLDHDKIMIEQLYCIKRAGASIISTYFAKEAAVILNK; the protein is encoded by the coding sequence ATGTTCCCACTACAAAGAAACCGCCGTTTAAGAACTAATGAATCTATTCGCTCTTTAGTTCGTGAAACTACCCTAAGTCCAAACGATTTTATGCTTCCTATGTTTATTGCAGAAGGAAAAGATGTAAAAATCGAAATTCCATCAATGCCGGGAATCTACCGCCATTCATTAGACAATACCATTAAAGAAGTAAAAGAAGCTTGGGCACTTGGTATAAAAGCAGTAAATCTTTATGTAAAAGTAAGTGAGAACCTTAAAGACAATAAAGGGGTAGAATCTTGGAATAAAGACGGGTTAATGCAACAAAGCATTCGTGCGATAAAAGATGCAGTTCCTGAAATGATTGTAATGCCAGACGTAGCACTAGATCCATATTCTATTTACGGACATGATGGAATTATAGAAAAAGGACAAGTTATAAACGATGCAACGGTAGATGCGTTAACTCGTATGAGTTTAAGCCATGCTGATGCAGGAGCCGATTTTGTGGCACCAAGTGATATGATGGATGGACGTGTTTTGGCTATTAGAAAAGCATTAGAAGAAAATGGACATCATAATGTGGGAATCATGAGTTATAGCGCTAAGTATGCTTCGGCATTTTACGGCCCATTCCGTGATGCTTTAGATTCAGCTCCAGTAGATCAACAAGAAGTTCCAAAAGACAAGAAAACGTACCAAATGGATTATGCAAACCGTATCGAAGGAATTCGTGAGGCATTGCTAGATGTAGAAGAGGGTGCAGATATCGTAATGGTAAAACCAGGAATGGCATATCTTGATATTGTTCGTGAGGTAAAAAATGCTGTTCATGTTCCCGTAGCTGTATATCAAGTTTCAGGCGAATACGCTATGGTAAAGGCCGCAGCCGAAAGAGGATGGTTAGATCACGACAAAATTATGATTGAGCAACTATATTGCATTAAGAGAGCAGGAGCGAGTATTATCTCGACTTATTTTGCCAAAGAAGCTGCGGTAATACTAAACAAATAA
- a CDS encoding CoA transferase subunit A, whose product MISKKVNTVQEAIQGIKNDMTIMFGGFGLCGIPENTIAELVKTETSGLTCISNNAGVDDFGLGLLLQKKQIKKMISSYVGENAEFERQMLSGELDVELIPQGTLAERSRAAQAGIPAFFTPAGYGTEVAEGKEVREFNGKMHIMEEAFKADFAIVKAWKGDEAGNLIFKGTARNFNACMAGAAKITIAEVEELVPVGTLDPNQIHIPGIMVQRIFQGEKFEKRIEQRTVRQKK is encoded by the coding sequence ATGATTAGTAAAAAAGTCAACACAGTTCAGGAAGCAATTCAAGGAATCAAAAACGACATGACAATTATGTTTGGCGGATTTGGTTTATGTGGTATTCCAGAAAACACTATTGCCGAATTGGTAAAAACAGAAACCTCAGGTCTTACTTGCATCTCAAACAATGCAGGTGTTGATGATTTTGGTTTGGGATTATTATTGCAAAAAAAGCAAATCAAGAAAATGATTTCTTCTTATGTAGGTGAAAATGCCGAATTTGAACGTCAGATGCTTTCAGGAGAATTAGATGTAGAACTTATTCCACAAGGAACTCTAGCCGAACGTTCACGAGCAGCACAAGCTGGGATTCCAGCTTTCTTTACTCCTGCCGGTTATGGAACAGAAGTTGCTGAAGGCAAAGAAGTTCGCGAATTCAATGGTAAAATGCACATTATGGAAGAAGCTTTCAAAGCTGATTTTGCAATTGTAAAAGCATGGAAAGGGGACGAAGCTGGAAATCTTATATTCAAGGGAACGGCTAGAAACTTTAATGCTTGTATGGCTGGTGCAGCAAAAATAACCATTGCCGAAGTAGAAGAATTAGTCCCTGTTGGAACTTTAGATCCAAATCAAATTCATATTCCAGGAATTATGGTACAGCGCATCTTTCAAGGAGAAAAATTTGAGAAGAGAATCGAACAGCGTACAGTTAGACAAAAAAAATAG
- a CDS encoding DUF4421 family protein — translation MDVKLIYIMFFVSGFGCFAQTDSIQKTYFKSYDDKVTASVYYLDTSNNFQIVYPVPGEETETLDLIPNRKEQLGASLSFKFVDLSFGFSPKFLNANKDNTDSKLLNFNARVYHKHWMQSFTYFYQKGFYVSQGGFSAAFPGFRSLKIGGATSYIFNKNFSYKTIASQNEWQTKSTGSFILNFSAYYTNLKYRSAEDRINGDTYLLSLAPSYYYNLVLGKHILVSVGLSMGAGINITDGDTKLLYEVDSSLKTGYNSDSFFVFMNVNHTNFIQSETNSIGLNDNISTVKITAGYRFNAPKKVTQIYEKINKKTGL, via the coding sequence ATGGATGTGAAACTGATTTATATTATGTTTTTTGTGAGTGGTTTTGGGTGCTTTGCCCAAACAGACTCTATTCAAAAAACATATTTTAAATCATATGATGATAAAGTAACAGCAAGTGTTTATTATCTAGATACATCAAATAATTTTCAGATTGTTTATCCAGTTCCGGGAGAAGAAACAGAAACACTAGATTTAATTCCAAATCGAAAAGAGCAATTAGGAGCATCGCTTTCGTTTAAGTTTGTCGATTTATCATTTGGTTTCTCTCCAAAGTTTTTAAATGCTAATAAAGATAATACGGATTCAAAGCTTTTAAATTTTAATGCCAGAGTTTACCACAAGCATTGGATGCAAAGCTTTACCTATTTTTATCAAAAAGGATTCTATGTAAGCCAAGGGGGTTTTAGTGCCGCCTTTCCTGGATTTAGGTCGTTAAAAATTGGAGGTGCTACTTCGTATATTTTCAATAAAAACTTCTCATACAAAACTATAGCAAGCCAGAATGAATGGCAAACAAAGAGTACAGGAAGTTTTATTCTTAATTTTTCGGCTTACTATACCAATTTAAAATACAGATCAGCAGAAGATAGGATAAATGGAGATACTTACCTGCTTTCGTTGGCACCATCTTATTATTATAATCTAGTTTTAGGAAAACATATTTTGGTTTCAGTAGGATTATCTATGGGGGCGGGGATAAATATTACAGATGGTGACACTAAACTGCTTTATGAAGTAGATTCAAGTTTAAAAACAGGTTATAACTCAGATTCTTTTTTTGTGTTTATGAATGTTAACCACACCAATTTTATTCAGAGTGAAACAAATAGTATTGGGTTAAACGATAATATTTCGACTGTGAAAATTACAGCAGGTTATCGATTTAATGCTCCTAAAAAAGTGACTCAGATTTATGAAAAAATAAATAAAAAAACAGGATTATAA
- a CDS encoding 3'-5' exonuclease encodes MIEKLNLNNILFLDIETVPETADFGELDDEMKELWEHKTQYQRKEDFTAEEFYDRAGIWAEFGKIVCISVGYFTIKGDIRNFRVTSFFGDEVKILRDFNNLLNNHYNKPYHVLCGHNAKEFDIPFIARRMIINQIAIPDKLNLFGKKPWEIPHLDTLELWKFGDYKHFTSLKLLTKILGIPSPKGDIDGSQVAHVFYVEKDIDRIVTYCEKDTIAVAQIFLRLRREDLLIDDEIIHV; translated from the coding sequence ATGATTGAAAAATTAAATCTAAATAACATCCTTTTTCTTGATATAGAAACCGTTCCCGAAACAGCCGATTTTGGAGAACTAGATGATGAGATGAAAGAACTTTGGGAACATAAAACGCAATACCAACGAAAAGAGGATTTTACAGCCGAAGAGTTTTATGACCGAGCTGGAATTTGGGCTGAGTTTGGTAAAATTGTTTGTATTTCAGTTGGGTATTTTACGATCAAAGGTGATATTCGAAATTTTCGAGTGACTTCATTTTTTGGAGATGAGGTGAAAATCTTGAGAGACTTCAATAATTTATTGAATAATCATTACAACAAACCATACCATGTTTTGTGTGGGCATAATGCAAAGGAGTTTGATATTCCATTTATTGCTAGGCGAATGATTATCAATCAAATTGCTATTCCAGATAAGCTAAATCTATTTGGGAAAAAACCATGGGAAATCCCACATTTAGATACGTTAGAATTATGGAAGTTTGGGGATTATAAGCACTTTACTTCCTTGAAATTATTGACAAAAATCCTTGGTATCCCTTCACCAAAAGGAGATATAGACGGAAGTCAGGTAGCACATGTTTTTTATGTAGAGAAAGATATTGATAGAATCGTCACGTATTGTGAAAAAGATACCATAGCAGTGGCACAAATTTTTCTTCGCTTACGACGTGAGGATTTATTAATTGATGATGAGATAATTCATGTTTAG
- a CDS encoding c-type cytochrome translates to MKNTLFAFALLAFTSCKKEEKVNIDNSGMPIEASESAAIQTPVELGKSIFEGQGNCFACHQVDQKVIGPSIKEIAKIYKEKNGDIVTFLKGKGEPIVDPSQFEVMKTNFPVTQAMSDEELKALEAYFYSYLK, encoded by the coding sequence ATGAAAAATACATTATTTGCATTTGCACTACTTGCGTTTACTTCTTGTAAAAAAGAAGAAAAAGTAAACATAGATAATTCTGGAATGCCAATTGAAGCGAGTGAATCAGCAGCAATTCAAACACCTGTAGAATTAGGAAAGTCAATTTTTGAAGGACAAGGCAATTGCTTTGCTTGCCATCAGGTAGATCAAAAAGTTATTGGTCCAAGTATCAAAGAAATTGCAAAAATATACAAAGAGAAAAACGGAGACATAGTTACATTCCTTAAAGGAAAAGGGGAACCAATCGTTGATCCGAGTCAGTTTGAGGTTATGAAAACAAATTTTCCAGTAACACAAGCCATGTCAGACGAAGAACTTAAAGCACTAGAAGCTTATTTCTACAGTTATTTAAAGTAG